The Pungitius pungitius chromosome 14, fPunPun2.1, whole genome shotgun sequence genome contains the following window.
TCTCTTTCCCTGCAGTCTGTGGGCACTCGTCTCCTGCCTCACCAGAAGCAGGCGCTGTCCTGGATGTGTGCGCGGGAAAACAAGTCTGCGCTGCCACCTTTCTGGGAGAGGAGGGGCGAGCTCTACTATAACCGCCTCACATGTTTCTCTGCCAAAGAAATACCAGAGAGAATCCGGGGGGGGATTCTGGCAGATGACATGGGGCTGGTGAGAAACATGCACTGTTATATGATGTCATTACTATTTACAACAATATGCTTATTGGTATAtttggtactgtgtgtgtgtgtgtgtgtgtgtgtgtgtgagaggcaggATAAGAGAATATTTCAAACACCACTCATCAaagcttattattattcttttaccAGAGTAGTAGGCTTCACACTGCAGATATCTAAGCGCACATGAATTAATACCAAacccctgtttttgttttccagggAAAAACTCTGACGACCATTGCTCTGATTCTCACCAACTTTCACAAAGGAAAGCCTCTGCCTTTGGAGAAATGTGTACGCAAAGCTGTGTGAATGCTATTTTCAATCAGTGTGGTTGACCTCATCGTCAGCCATCATAAAGTGTTTTTTGACATGTGTGCAGGATGAGCAGCCTTCACCGTTTAAAGCCAAAACTAAACCTGAGATGGCCTCCAAACTGCCTGGTAATAGttattttttatcttctttcttttcatattcAGACTTTCTTCATTCCTGTGTGTGCTCTTGGATGCCAAGGACAAACTAAAAAGCACTAACCATGGACATCACTTTTGTTTCAGGAAGCACCAGTGCAGGCAGTGGATCAGGCTCTAGTGATGCAGCAGCTTGTTCGATGCCCTCAACCCTGTACGTGCTGTTTAACTCCGTTTGGCACTGATAATATTGTCTGTGATACGTTTTTCTAGATTCCGGCTGCATAATTTGCTCATGTGTAGAGGTGGGTCCCTGGTAGCTCTTTAGTCCTTAATGCAGCTCGCCAGATTCCAATCTAACCTGCATCTCTAACTGGACATATTTCCATAAATTCAGTGGATCTACAGTTACAAGTTTGCACCTATTATGTATTCTTATTCTGTGCATATATACTGATGTGCTCGTGTCGGGATCAGTTCTCAGGTGGATGTTATCTGTGCTGATTCAGCCGACGTAGGGAACAAGTCGGAGAACAGTAAGAACTGACTTTCATCTCCATATTCACCACCTTTGAGGTGTGAATAAAGCTCTATGCCTTTTTTTCTGACATCGCTCTTGTGGCTTACATACTTTTCCCCCTGACTTCTCCACTTACAGGTACcagcaaaggaaagaaaaaggccaCCAAGCGAAAGCCCATTAATGGTAGCAGCCCAGCCTTTATATCTGTAAATGTGGAATCTATAAATCATGTGggaattttgttttttgttgggggggggcataacTTAATGCTGTTATTATTTACCTTGCATAAAATCGTTATCACCATTCCCCGTGAGCTACAAATGTGTGATTTATGTGCAGAGGCCTCTAcatttattgaggatctggacTTTGCTGCAGCACTCGGTGGCACAGCCAATACAAGCCTaaggaagaagaaaactgcCACTCTGACACCAAGTGAGTTCCAGCAGTGTCCATACTAGTTTTTggagatgaaaaaggaaaagttgttGAATTGGAAACAAATGTGTACATTCTTTTTGAAGGTGCCTGCGTGGACTTCTCTATGGCTGAAAGTGCAGATGACTTGTCAGTAAGAACAACTCTCATCATCTGCCCCCTCTCTGTGATCAGCAACTGGCTGGTAGGAATACAGCATTACACTTCCATTACTCTACCTTCCATCACTGTAAATCACGAGCGTCTGCAGGGCCACATTGAACAGCAGGAAAATCAAGTTCTTAACATGCTTTTATGTTTATATCTATTGTTGCTTGTCACTGGAAGTTGGCAAACATAATTCTGTGATTTGCCAATGCTTCTAACTGCTCTGTTCAATGCTAGTTTTCCATCCCCAATGTCAGCCATGTCATGTTGTatcctctgtctttgtgtgtctgtgcaggacCAGTTTGAGCAGCACGTACGTGCTGACGTAAAGCTAAACGTGTATCTGTATTACGGCGCAGAGCGTAATCGGAGCAAGACCTTTCTGTCCTCTCAGGATGTGGTCATCACAACCTACAACGTCCTCTCTGCCGATTTTGGGGTGAGTGTAGAACGGTCACACGCATATCTGTACCTGTAAGGCTTTCAAAAGTGTTCCCCTAGGAAGGAAAACATGGCTTCAGACAAAGGTGTTGTATGGAATCACTCTATAGTCCTCATTAATGGTCAGTATTCTCTTGGGGGATCATTTGCTTAtcttttttataatataatgGTTTGTTTACTTCTCAGAATAAGAGTCCTCTCCATGGGGTCAAGTGGTTGAGGGTCGTGCTGGACGAAGGACACGTCGTACGAAACCCTAATGCACAGATGAGTAAGGCGGTGCTTGACCTGAAAGCTCAGCGCCGCTGGATATTGTCAGGTATACTTGctctataacacacacacacacacacacacacacaaagacagtccAAATAATAAGAGCACAATGGTACCTGATCTGTCAGCTCGATTATTAGTGCTACTGTCATCCCGCCACACAATTCTCAAGTCAGTGAGATATTATCACAGTACCTAATCGTCTCCACcacaaatacttatttttcaACGACTTAACAAAGTACAAACAAATTTAACAGCATTAATATTAAGGGAATAACGGcatgtttacgtgtgtgtgtgttaattctGCCCTGCCACCAGGTACTCCTATCCAGAACAGTGTGAAGGACCTGTGGATGCTGCTGGCCTTCCTGCGGCTGAAGCCCTTCGATACCAGGGAGTGGTGGAACAGAGTGATCCAGAGACCCGTCACTCAAGGAGACCGAGCCGGCCTGCAGTGCGTGCTCCCAAATGTTACATCCCACTGCTGCAATGTAGTAATACGACTCCAGAGAGCGGCGTCAGTTTGAGGGAAATCAGTCGAGCGTCTCAGTTGTGAAATGCCAACGATATTCAAAAATCTCAATTGATCCTGTTGTAACTGTTTGCTATTTTCTAAGCTAGCTAGATGCGTTAACAAACTCTGGTGATTCTCCAGTTTAAGAACCGGGCTGGTAATGCAATATTTGTAACTCTCTGACGATGCTGTCCATTGAAAGGAACCTTCAGACCCTGGTGAAGTGCATCACCCTGCGGCGGACCAAGGGCAGCGAGGTGAACGGGCGCCCCCTGGTGTCTCTGCCTGAGAAGACggtgtgtgtggagcaggtggagctgaGCCAGTCGGAGAGAGAGGAGTACGAGCTGGCTCGCAACGAGGGCAGGAGTACCATCGCCAGGTACGTGTATGCCTGTCGGAATGGAAATTGTATATTCCTAATATGCATTTTATATTCTAAGCAAGCTGTTTTATAACTTCCAGAGTTTGCCTCGTTTAACTTGTGAATCAGCTGACACACATATCCTCTTGTTCTTGCTACCAAACAACACGtttgtgcacgtgcacacatgtTTGAACAAATGAAGGGTTGGAATATGAGGCCGTTTGGACAGAACATATGGCTGTTGATAAATGTCTGTTATATGTTACAGCCATGTTACGTTGCTCCGTGTAAACAGCTGCGTATTGCTGCAAGttattgtaaatgtgtttgtgtgtgcgtgtgtagatACGTGACTGAAGGGACAGTCTTGAGGAACTACGCTGACGTGTTGGCCATCCTGATGAGGCTTCGACAGCACTGCTGCCACCCTGATCTGCTGGCAAAAGCCTCCTCAGACCTGGGTAAGACCTGCAGTGGGATGTAAGGCTCATGCACTGACTGAACAATGTGGAGAAAAGCTTCTGAAGCCCTGCAGTCACTTCAGTTCTGGGGATTCTTTTATCTATTTGGATACTTGGGTTTAGCTCTTGTACAGCCCATTGTACAAGAGCTAATACACAGTCCTGAGAGAGGTTCCAATTATTGAAAacacctgtgtgagtgtgagtgcacAGCCAAGAGTTTCATTCTGTATAAAATGTATGTAATCCTAGATTATAAACTTGCCTTAATGTTATTACAAAACTCCACATTCCCCAAATGAAAGAAGTCGTGGCGTTTGTGTGCTCAATCGCAGCTCCAGCCTCAatacatgtgttcattgtcccaTGTAAATGCATCAAGTATTTTTTGCCTGTAGCCGCTGCAGCCACACCTGCGGAGATGCGGGAGCGTCTGATAGAGAAGCTGCGGCTTGTGTTGGCCAGCGGCTCTGATGAGGAGTGCTCGGTCTGTCTGGATTCGGTGCACCTGCCCGTCATCACGCACTGCGCCCACGTGTACTGCCGGCCCTGCATCGCGCAGGTTATCAGCAGTGAGCAGGTAACGCGCTGCCTTTCGCAGGAACTGGTTTCTAATTGAATTGTTGAGTTTTCCGCTCCATCGATTATATAGCTAATCATCaacgtgtgggtgtgtgtgtgttgttgcgcaTAGGAAACAGCGCGCTGTCCTCTCTGTCGCAGTGAGATCAAGGCTAGTGAACTGGTGGAGTTTCCACAGGAGGaaatggaggaagagaaaagtaCAAACCCTGATAAGTGGAGGACCAGCTCAAAGGTACAGCTGCAAATACTGACAATGcagttaaaaacataaaaaccttGTTTTACAGCCTATGCCTCTATGCCCCTTCTTCATTGCAGCcctgtttttcctcctctgaaGTGACTGTTTGTTTTATCGCTGCAGGTTCAGGCGCTGATGGGAAACTTGCTCAGGCTGCGATGTGAGGACGGCAGCATTAAGTCATTGATCGTCTCACAGTTTACACGCTTCCTCACCATACTGGAGACTCCGCTCaggtaaaacacacattcacagtaaAGGttcaggaggagctgcttaaaAGAGGTCAATACATTTAGTTTCGTGAAGTGTTTTACCTTTGGTTAAAAAATAAGCATTCACAATCATTTGGATCATAAATTATAACTTATAAAGTGTTGCTCTTAAGTTTTTGAAATTCTTGTTGTCCAGGTTTAGATACCTTTTTAATTCAAACTATCGGGACGTTGTCCTCTCTTCTCTTTACCAGAAAGCATGGTTTCAGTTTTGTGCGTTTAGATGGCACCATGAGCCAAAAGAAGAGGACTCGAGTGATCCAGGAGTTTCAGAGCGCTGCAGCAGACAGCCCTGCCATCATGCTTCTGTCACTCAAAGCTGGAGGGGTGGGGCTTAACTTGACTGCCGCCTCGCACGTGTTCTTCATGGACCCTGTAAGTGCAGATTTTGGCCAGGaagcaacaaaacatttttatttcattttatgtaaacaaaacataaaattgtAGAAGCAGGGAAGAAGAACCGAAACAAATAGTTTAGATTGTGAACATTTTCTAATAACTAAATTGATCACAAGAAAcccctgaaaataaataaataggagAGATGCTAAGGTGGACTCAGGGGGAAGGGAATTGTTAACTGCGTGTCTGCTTccttgtgcctgtgtgtttagGCCTGGAATCCAGCTACAGAGGAACAGTGTATCGACCGCTGCCACCGCCTGGGACAGACTAGGAAAGTGTTCGTCACAAAGGTAAGTAATCGAATACTAAACCGTTTGTTTTGGGGGTTATTTGTATTGAGGTCTGCAGTGAAAGCTAACTGAATTTCTTGTTGGTGGAATCACATGTTCCTTTGTTGGTTTGCACTGCAAGACAAATGTTTAGGTTCCTGTCGgtcaaaagtgtttttaaagatctaaaatgtttaaattatctACGTAATACATTCTTAGAAGGACATTCATAATTAAATACAAGGTAAATAAGAAAAATCTGACTGAAACATTTTGGCATGaatctttatttatattttgtgttttacgGCTGCAGTTCATTGTGAAAAGTTCAGTGGAGGAGAACATGGTGAAGATCCAGAGGCAGAAGCAGGACCTGGTGGAGAAGGATTTTGGTTCCAAAAACCCTGATAGGAAAACGTCTCGTATGGATGATATCAAAGCGCTGATGGAGATGTAGAAGTACCGTTCCCATGTGGATACATCAGTTGCCAGAGTTCTTTGGCTCCAGCAGTTCACATCTCAACGGGGGCAGTGATCCTTTTTTGTACACAGTCAATTTGCaatttacatttagaaatgtttaaacagtatgatttatttttccccGCAGTCTCTGGATTGGATTGGAAATGTTAATGTACACAAGCACCTTTAAGAACTCACCTGTTTAACTGAAAACAGGAAATTAAAGAGACATCCATTTCTTACAAAATCAAACAATTATTACGTGCTGCTTTTCTGTTGTAATGTTACAAGTCTGACAAACTAAGACATCCTTAGGTGCCAGTAGTTGTCCCATCGATTATTGGATTCGATGAATCAGTATTTCatggagaagaaaataaaaatacaaaagggATGGATAACAGGTTCTTTATTAGCGCTTCTACAAGAATGAACAGTTAACAGCTAGGTGACAGGACAGAGCTAAACTAAAATGATGGTCCACACTCATGCATATTGAGGGTCAAGCTGGTCGGAAagatcgcaaaaaaaaaaaaaaaacaccacccatGGACTTCTCTCGACCTTTCCAGCTCCGTATTGGAGTGTGTTGTTTTTAGTAGCTATAAATGATACTTTAACAGCTGGAGTGAAGTAAAAGAGGCATCAGTAACAAAAGGAGggactcaacaaagttggatgTGTTGTGCTACGAGCAGCGGTTACAGTAAGTGGGGTTTTGTAAACAGTGAACGGCAATAAGGCAGCTGGTAACCCGACTGAGAGGAAGTGAGCACACGGCACGAAGACGTACCGACCGACGTGCATCTGGGAGGGACATTGCACAACATGCAGGTACAGCTGCCTGGGGAGCGCACTAATCCCACGCCAATACACACAAGACTCAACAGCGCCACGGGATGTGGGTGGAAGCACTTCATTACTGACcaactttttctttcttaacTACCACACAAAACACGACCAGCTTTAGTCTCAAAATAAGTCCAGAAATGACATAGCCCCTTGGGAATTCAGCTGCTTGGTGTCACACAGACAAGTACACAGATGACAGGTGACCCGTTTAATGCGAGGTTATCCCACCTGGCAGGGACTTTGGGAGGAAGATGAGCCCGTGCTGCATATCTACCTTGAAGTAAGTTTAAATGAAGACGTATTGCAGGACGGGAGTTGTGGTAAAATCAAGGAACAACTTAATTGATCCCACTTTTAGCAGTTTCTGTTGCTGAAAGTTTCCACAGGTTAGGAAGACTCTGGACTGTAAATCTATTGCCATCAAATACACAAGAACACTTATAAAGTAGTCTGACAATTTGAGAAATACACTTGGCATTCATGGACAGGGACCATGTCATTAAATAATTGTTGAATTTACACAAATGCTTACAGTCTGAAGGTATTTATGAAATGTCTGCTGGGTCAAAACAATCTTTGAACCAACACTACATCATTTAAGCAACCTGCTTAACAAGCACTGCTTCAGTCTGCCAAAGTGCAGCGGACGGGAAGAGCATCCACTCATTGTTATCTTTAAACACTTAGCCAGAGGAAGAGCAGTCTGTAAATATAGAATTTTCCATGGCAGATCTTATCTTTCAGCAAAGATCATTTTCATCTGTAGGATTGGACTTTTTAAAGCCTCTTTATTTTAGCTTTGCGTACATACAGTGTTGAGGTCACAAATGGATCTTAATGCTAAGCAAACTAGCTGCTGAGCTAAAGAGTATTTCCTTAAATATCAAACATCCTTTGAGGGGGAGAATTGAAGGTTAAGAGTGCGTGGGAACTGTGTcaaaccccccctccacacacacacacacacacacacacacacacacacacacacacacacacacacacacacacacacacacacacacacacacacacacacacacacacacacacacacacacacacacacacacacacacacacacacacacacacacacacacacacacacacacacacacacacacacacacacacacacacacacaccagaatgCAGAGAGTGAGGCTCAACGCTGCACAGAGGACTTTGTCAAGCCCCTGCGATTGGCTGAGCAGTGCTTAGTATCTCCGCCCACACAGCGCGTTGACCGGCGTTGTCTCGGTGTCCGTCACGCCGACCCGCCAGCTTGCTACTTTAGGAACGAGTCGAGCTTTCGTTCGATGTTGTCGAAGGAGTCGTCCCCCATGTAGTCGATCTGGCCCGCTTCCCAGCGCTGCTTTCTCTCCTCTGATGAGAGCTTCTGGGGGGGTGGAGCAAAGGGGACCTGGTTCTCCCCTGAATCCTCGTGGAGCTTACCCTGCTTGATGGAGACAGATGATGAGTGGATCATGACATGGGACTGCAGCAACACTTTATAAGGACTGGTTTGCCCACATTCTGCCACGCTCGGCTGAACGCTCTTTTTCTCGAAAGACACAATTGCTACATGCAGGGATTTCATCACAGGAGTCAAAGCAGGACATTTTGCATCACACTTGCTGCAGATAAGAGTTGAGTGTATAGATTTCTAGAGTAGAAGTACGCTCAATAATAACGACTCAATGGAGCAGCGCATCAGAAGattgcttttttaaatcagGTGTTTCTGGTACATTTCATTTTAGTATCAAAAGTTGAACTGATGGACACAAACCGTCTCATACTTCTCAAATCCTGTCTGTACGTTACATCGATGACCATTGGTGCTTGCACCGTTAAATGTTAAAACTGTACGCTGGTGTGGTGAAGAGGAGATTCTTAAATGTTAAGTATATCTGCCTCGTGTGATGAACCTCTGGCTTCACCAAATCAAGTCACTGATTGACAGTCCGTTCATTTTGAACTAACAAAACCTTTTgcttacacacatacatacatacaagtaCATTTTTTGGTGCTAAAGTCCAACCTGGCATGACCAGCAACACAAGTGCTATATAAAGCTAAGTGGTAAGTTTACCGATTTCAACTTGCATTATGATGCATTTAAGGCAATTTGAACCGCAGTCCTTGTCCACTGTTCAGCAACAGTATTGTGTCATTTCCAGTAACAAAATAATTTCAAGATTCACTTGGGATTTCTTCCAAACTTCCGCCTGAGCCAACTCAATGACTAAAAGACTTCCTGCACAAACTTGTGACACAAGATGGCACAGCTTAAGGCAAATTTGCAGCTTTCCTTTTAGACAATTTCAATGCTGCCCTCTTACAACAGACCGCATGGCAACTTCCTGCTACTCTGTAGGTGGAGCGGCACGCTGGAAGCTATTGATGCAGTTGACAGATTGTTGCTTAAGAATGGGGAACAATTGTAACTCTGTTCTTTTTGTGGCAACATTAAACAGTACTctaaacaacaaattaaaaaaaaaaaaaaaaaaaagggtacaGTTTTCAGGACGTGACCTATTATGACACCTCTTTGCTTGTGTCTAAACATTTCCACGTCCATTCCAACGTTGAAAACAACGAGACGCACACTTGAAAGACCACAACAGCCGACGTACCTCCGCGCTGGCGTCTACGAAGCCGCTGTCGAATGGAGCGTCCCCGTACGTCTGCTGCAGCAGAGGCTGCACCGACGCGGCGTACAGCCGCCACCACATCAGCAAGTAGTCGGGATGCAGATGGCACTGGTCGGGGGACAGGCAGTGACCCTTGACCTCGCCCGTCTGAGCTTCGTAGGAGTAGTTCCACGGCTTCATCTTTCCGAGGAAATGCACCACCTTGGCGTCACGGCCGTACCTGTGAACGGTGCAGAACACTGCAGTCAAAACGCAGAAAAGAGCGGGAGAGTGACGGCGAGTCGGCCTCCATATGcgaactactactactagcaCGGAATGGAGTTCAGCCAGATGATGTTATAATCATGACCTTCATAGGTCAGTTTGAAAATGCGTGCACCAAAATGTACTATGTGAGCACAAGTAATGGAAGCAAAGTCAACCCATGAAATGGTCGTCGCTAGTAACGGATTACTAACCGGCTTTGTGGTACTCTGGATTCTAGCAGAATGCATAAGGACTGCAGATTGAAATAACAGAGTATAACAAAACTATAGCTGCAGTAACACATCCTGCTTAGAGGCAGAACATGTGTTAAGACCCACAAACATACAACCTCTGAACCAGCCATGGATACGCTTTACGCCTCCTAACACACAAGCATTTCACAAGGACAGCCAGTCACGAACATGAACGCAGGAAGAAACACTGGACTGACTGTGTACTGACTGTTTGAATGCTGGCAGGTAGGAGTAGATGGCGATACTGCTGAGGTTGTAGATGAAGGGGAGGTGTTTGGATATATCTGCTGTTGCCCAGGTGCTAAAGAAAGTGTTGAGAACCCCCTGATCTCCACCTGCAGACATGGAAATAGGAAAACATACTTCAGACAGTTGTGGACATCTCTGGTTTTGGCATGTTATAATGAGAATGACTCTGcaatttcttcttttaaaagggAAGAGGTGATATGAATAAAAGAACATTATTAATTCcagtaatatttatattattttctcCGGCTGCAGAAATCCATCATACACACAATTACATACCTGCATGGTCAACACCACACATTGCCAAAGACAAATAGAAagtgaaaatgtgttgttaGCATGGTAATGATAGCATTACCTTACATCTGCAGAGCTTTACTGTTGCTTTGGTTAAGGAAAAAAGAATATTAACCTTGCTTTTAGTTTGTACTGTTCTTAgttctcttaaaaaaaagaaaaaaaggaggctgAAACATTCGGGTCTCACCGTCAAAGCTGCCGTTCTCACTGCAGAACGCGAGCAGCTTCTGGTGAGTCTCATTGGACGGCCTGAAGACGAACACGCCGGAGTTGAAGCAGTCTGGCCAACCAGGATCCGGCGCAGCAGATAGCTCCTCTCGCTCAAAGAGTTCATCTATATTTGACAGCACCTGAATACATCCACTTAAGTGTTACTCACTGGTATATTGTACAATTAGACTGTTTCCTGGTCACTCGTCTCTGCTTTCGTCAGGGGTTTTGTCTCACCAGTGTGTCGGCGtccatgaacacacacttgCTGTACTGTGTGAGACTCCAGCAGTGCAGCTTGGTGAATGTTACTCCCAGGTCTGGACGCTTCATCAGAGACAGATGAGCCGCATCCCCCGAGTCCATGACGTCCACCACTTGCACCTCATTGAAAATGGAGCCAAGGGCGTCTCTACAACACACAGTAGGATGTGTGTCAGccagcgtgcgtgcgtgtgcgtgtgcgtgtgtgtgtgtgcttgctgcATTTTGACCATTGACCATTTTTACCTGCAAGGTTCGGCGACATGAGGTCCCACGAGCACGACCAGTTTCCTAGTAGTTTTGTGGTTTAGTAACGACTGGCCGAGAACCATCGCTCCCTTGGCGTAGCTGTCATTTGTGGCAAGTGTCACGAAAGCTTGGTCTGCtgggagaaacacacaaaagtaGTTGCTAACATCACGTGGGGGGGGAAAATGTGAGTTTGTTCCAATAGAATGTCggttataaaaatacatttgatcatAATTCCAAAAAAGATGTAGAAACCTGAGAAATCTGTGAAATCTGATGTGAtttgcctcacacacacacaataaataacGCAAATGTATTTAGGatgtgtaaaaaatgaattaaagtgAAACACTTATTTTCCTCTTCCCTCGATAAGACAATATGATACAGCCAAAACTAAATAAGGTTGACATGTTCCTCAGATAAgaactacaaacaaacaaactataCTTTCCATTCTCACATTATAGCATTTACACTTACACTATTAATGTGAGAAAATCTCCTCAGATACATCAATTTGCATTTTGTGTTCTTTCCCCCACTGAAGCATCAGTCTTTTGATTTGATGGACACCATTTAATCGTTGCACCTTTTAACCTCCACACCAAACACAAAAAAGTACGTCCAGAGGAGTCCGCGAGCCGCCTGTGTGAAGTTCAGTGCCTGCTGGGTGGTGTTGACCGAGTTTCTGCTTGAGTGAAAGTTGGCCCGGAGCCAGCAGATAGTATTCATCgagcagaatgtgtgtgttgtttggggGATTCTGTGAAGCCTCGTCagagaggcaggggggggggggtgttggttgCCAGGGGCTGTTTCAAGGAACTTTAAACTGGCAATCAAAGAGTGTTTGGCCCGTCCTGCCTGTGTGAGCGTACAGGAAGTATGTGCTGGGTTCCCACGCGGTTATCTGAAGCCTCATTTAGCCACACGACCTCCCCACCTCGGGGTTCAACACGTTTCTAAGTCATGACACACGAGTGAAAAAGCGTTTGAAAGGTAATCCGGCACGagtacatacatttttaaatatagagtaaatttataataaataatatatgcaAATAACATTTATACCATAGACTAGAGAATATGCTTATGTCAAATGTGTAGGACACTACAAATGCATCGCATGTAACGGTCTATATACTGCAGGCCTTTGCAGtattagaaaaaagaaaaaactttcaGGCCTCACTCTGAGTTGCACGTCCGCAATGTCACGCTAGTCAGGTTTGCCACATTTACGCAGGAAGTTATTAGTCTCTACttaaaaaaattgaaaggaTACATAAGCGCATGAACAAAGtttgataaaaatgtatttattatttaatcattgATCTAGTAAATTGTGAAAGGCTCATACTCTCCTAAATAAAGGGTCTAAAACCAGAAAACGctcacatttaaaaagctaCAATTAGTTATTGAGtggcacttttatttaaaaataatgcatAGGAAATAATTACATATAATCTATTATAAAATGTGCAAATTCATTTTCTGACTATAGACCCAATTGGCTAAACATTTCGGCTTCAGTTTTTAAATTTACAAGGTAGatgtaaataatatataaaaaataaacagccgTGATAAAATCCTTTGACATAGATTAATTTAGGAGCCCTCACGATTGTGTTAATTCAGACGTCAAACTTAACACGTCTGAACTCAAACGTTGACTTTGACATTTGTAACCGGATGTTCTCTTTCTGACTATCGACAGCTTTACTTTGGTTCCAACCGCGGCAGCTTTTATCAAGTCAAATCAAATATAAACCCTTCACACAGCAGCCACCACGTCACCGCCATGAAGGATCCAAGCCACTCGCCTCGCTAATGTCTGCGAGCCACAAGATGCGAGTGTCGCAGCGGACGTTTCCAGCAGCGTTTATTAATAAATTCGTGATGTTTTTCACGGGGGGGGAGGTCGCGCGGCCCCCGGTACCCCGGTGCTCGGTGGCCGTGTTCCGGTGCTCGGTGCCGCGGGGCTTCTTACCCGACATGGTGCGCTGAGGAGAGTCCACctgcggcggaggcggcgggcTGGTGACGGGGCGGACGGAGGGTTCGCACTGCGCAACGCAGAGGTTCAGCAGCTGAGAGCAGCCCAACGCAGGAATTAAAGCCCAACATATTCCGGGTCACGTGGCCCGTGACAGCTGACACGCCCCCTTGCGTGGACCCTCTGAATGGGCGATGCCGCAGTGATGAAATACAGACAACGTGCAGGTCGTTTTAGCTTCATATAGTGTGCATCATCAATTGCatcatcaatttattttttgataataTGTTAAAATAAAGAATCAGCACAACGACTGGCCAAATCATAGCTGTGAGATGAATGCAGGggaataaaatgttcaaaataaaacatatttttagtCTAATATCAGGAAGAGGTTTAGTAGCACACTGAAGGTAAACTTGTTGGTGCAGAAATGAGTGAAGTGCAATTTTAACTTGCATTT
Protein-coding sequences here:
- the hltf gene encoding helicase-like transcription factor gives rise to the protein MSSRWWRFGWDRHSEVDLFSDRTDPDAETLSQAIRAAASEEPDADGSVLFGHLQGTVVGLRYYTGLVNRGEMVGLVRQPQNQYDPNAVMVANIYGNQVGHIKRELAAAMAHIMDNNLAKVEGVVHSGTKNSFNMPLMLSFWGREENKKAVMESMARRGYKLNMGGGKASGSNPNSQGACALPSKKGLTIPLTAAELKNAFDNLFDDLMESEDGEKQASESVGTRLLPHQKQALSWMCARENKSALPPFWERRGELYYNRLTCFSAKEIPERIRGGILADDMGLGKTLTTIALILTNFHKGKPLPLEKCDEQPSPFKAKTKPEMASKLPGSTSAGSGSGSSDAAACSMPSTLSQVDVICADSADVGNKSENSTSKGKKKATKRKPINEASTFIEDLDFAAALGGTANTSLRKKKTATLTPSACVDFSMAESADDLSVRTTLIICPLSVISNWLDQFEQHVRADVKLNVYLYYGAERNRSKTFLSSQDVVITTYNVLSADFGNKSPLHGVKWLRVVLDEGHVVRNPNAQMSKAVLDLKAQRRWILSGTPIQNSVKDLWMLLAFLRLKPFDTREWWNRVIQRPVTQGDRAGLQNLQTLVKCITLRRTKGSEVNGRPLVSLPEKTVCVEQVELSQSEREEYELARNEGRSTIARYVTEGTVLRNYADVLAILMRLRQHCCHPDLLAKASSDLAAAATPAEMRERLIEKLRLVLASGSDEECSVCLDSVHLPVITHCAHVYCRPCIAQVISSEQETARCPLCRSEIKASELVEFPQEEMEEEKSTNPDKWRTSSKVQALMGNLLRLRCEDGSIKSLIVSQFTRFLTILETPLRKHGFSFVRLDGTMSQKKRTRVIQEFQSAAADSPAIMLLSLKAGGVGLNLTAASHVFFMDPAWNPATEEQCIDRCHRLGQTRKVFVTKFIVKSSVEENMVKIQRQKQDLVEKDFGSKNPDRKTSRMDDIKALMEM
- the gyg1a gene encoding glycogenin-1a isoform X2 gives rise to the protein MSADQAFVTLATNDSYAKGAMVLGQSLLNHKTTRKLVVLVGPHVAEPCRDALGSIFNEVQVVDVMDSGDAAHLSLMKRPDLGVTFTKLHCWSLTQYSKCVFMDADTLVLSNIDELFEREELSAAPDPGWPDCFNSGVFVFRPSNETHQKLLAFCSENGSFDGGDQGVLNTFFSTWATADISKHLPFIYNLSSIAIYSYLPAFKQYGRDAKVVHFLGKMKPWNYSYEAQTGEVKGHCLSPDQCHLHPDYLLMWWRLYAASVQPLLQQTYGDAPFDSGFVDASAEGKLHEDSGENQVPFAPPPQKLSSEERKQRWEAGQIDYMGDDSFDNIERKLDSFLK
- the gyg1a gene encoding glycogenin-1a isoform X1, producing MSADQAFVTLATNDSYAKGAMVLGQSLLNHKTTRKLVVLVGPHVAEPCRDALGSIFNEVQVVDVMDSGDAAHLSLMKRPDLGVTFTKLHCWSLTQYSKCVFMDADTLVLSNIDELFEREELSAAPDPGWPDCFNSGVFVFRPSNETHQKLLAFCSENGSFDGGDQGVLNTFFSTWATADISKHLPFIYNLSSIAIYSYLPAFKQYGRDAKVVHFLGKMKPWNYSYEAQTGEVKGHCLSPDQCHLHPDYLLMWWRLYAASVQPLLQQTYGDAPFDSGFVDASAEQGKLHEDSGENQVPFAPPPQKLSSEERKQRWEAGQIDYMGDDSFDNIERKLDSFLK
- the gyg1a gene encoding glycogenin-1a isoform X3, which gives rise to MSDQAFVTLATNDSYAKGAMVLGQSLLNHKTTRKLVVLVGPHVAEPCRDALGSIFNEVQVVDVMDSGDAAHLSLMKRPDLGVTFTKLHCWSLTQYSKCVFMDADTLVLSNIDELFEREELSAAPDPGWPDCFNSGVFVFRPSNETHQKLLAFCSENGSFDGGDQGVLNTFFSTWATADISKHLPFIYNLSSIAIYSYLPAFKQYGRDAKVVHFLGKMKPWNYSYEAQTGEVKGHCLSPDQCHLHPDYLLMWWRLYAASVQPLLQQTYGDAPFDSGFVDASAEQGKLHEDSGENQVPFAPPPQKLSSEERKQRWEAGQIDYMGDDSFDNIERKLDSFLK